CCGGCGGGATGTAGATCTCCAGATCCGGGGCGCGCTTCTCGCTCTCGTGGGAGAGCATGGCTTCGTACGCGTTGATGCGGGCCTTGCCCTTGGCGTGGCGGCCCTTGGGCGACATGCGGATCCACTCCAGTTCGCGGGCCAGGGTCTTCTGGCGGTCGGCTTCGGCCTTTTCCTCACCGGCCAGGCGCTTCTGCTTCTGTTCCAGCCAGGAGGAGTAGTTGCCCTTCCACGGGATGCCCCGGCCGCGGTCCAGCTCCAGGATCCAGCCGGCCACGTTGTCCAGGAAGTAGCGGTCATGGGTCACGGCGATGACCGTGCCGGGGAAGGTGGAGAGGTAACGCTCCAGCCAGGCCACGGACTCGGCATCCAGATGGTTGGTGGGTTCGTCCAGCAGCAGGATGTCCGGGGCCTGCAGCAGCAGGCGGCACAGGGCCACGCGGCGGCGCTCGCCGCCGGAGATTTTGTCCACGGGCATGTCGGCCGGCGGGCAGCGCAGGGCGTCCATGGCCATTTCCAGCCGGGCATCCAGATCCCACACGCCCTTGTGGTCCATCAGTTCCTGCACCTGGGCCTGGCGCTCGATGAGGGCGTCCATCTCCTCAGGTTCCATGGGTTCGGCGAAACGGGCATTGATTTCCTCGAACTCCCTGGCGATGGCCATGAGTTCGCTCACGCCCTCTTCCACCACCTCGCGCACGGTGCGGGTCTCCCCGGCCAGGGGTTCCTGCTCCAGATAGCCGATGGTGTAGCCGGGAGCCAGCACGGTCTTGCCGTCAAAGGCTTCGTCCACACCGGCCAGGATCTTCAGCAGGCTGGACTTGCCCGCGCCGTTGAGGCCCAGGACGCCGATCTTGGCCCCGTAGAAGTACGAGAGGGAGATGTCCTTCAGCACTTCTTTCTGGCCGTGGCGCTTGGACACGCGGATCATGGAATAAATGATCTTGTCCGGTTCGTTGCTCATAGTATCCTCAAAAGTGATGTGTGCCGGCCAGGCCGGCAGGGCGTACAGTCTAGCCGGGCTTGCGCCACATTTCAAGCACGCGCCGCAGGCACGGGCACACGCCCGGCGGCCGGAGAGCGCGGGCGGCCTTTGGGCCGCATCCCCGGCCGGAGGCCCGCCTGTTCCCGCGGCCGGATGAACGGCTTGATTTGCCGCCCTGACTCTGCCAAGATGCATGGTTCATCCTGTCCGCAAAGGAGGAGGCCGCATGCTGTCGGTTCTGCGCAGGCTCAGTGTCGCCCTGACCCGCTTCATGGGTGGCATCATCATCGCCTTCTCGGCGCTGGCCCTGTGGCAGCCCTGGATCTTTTCCTGGGTGGCGCCGCATATTTCCGCCATGCTGGGCATCATCATGCTGGGCATGGGCATGACCCTGCACTGGCAGGACTTCAGCCATGTGCTGCGGCACCCCCGTGACCTGGGGCTGGGCCTGGTGGTGCAGTTCGGCTGCATGCCGCTGCTGGCCTTCGGTCTGTGCCATGTGTTCGCCCTGCCGCCGGAACTGGCCATGGGCATGATCCTGGTGGGCACGGCCCCGGGCGGGACGGCCTCCAACGTGCTGACCTTCATCGCCCGCGGCGATGTGGCGTTTTCCGTGGCCATGACGGCGGCGGCCACCCTGGTCTCGCTGCTGCTGACCCCGCCGCTGACCTGGCTGCTGGGCGGCGTCTGGGTGCCGGTGGACATGGGCGGCCTGTTCTGGTCCATCGTCAAGATCGTGCTGGTGCCCGTGCTGCTGGGCCTGCTGCTGCACCATTTCCAGCGCGGCCTGGTGGACAGGCTCATGCCCTTCCTGCCGCTGGCCTCGGCCCTGGTCATCACCCTGGTCATCGCCGGCATCATCGCCGTCAATGCGCGGAACATCCTTTCGGCCGGGCCCGCCATCTTCGCGGCGGTCATCGCCCATAACGGCCTTGGCCTGGCCGTGGGCTGGTTCGCCGCCTGCCGGCTGCGTTTTTCGCCGCCGCGCCGCCGCGCCCTGGCCATAGAGATAGGCACCCAGAATTCCGGGCTGGCCACAGCCCTGGCGCTGGCGCACTTCACGCCTGCCGCCGCCATTGCCGGCGCCCTGTTCAGCGTCTGGCAGAACATTTCCGGCGCGCTGCTCTCCAACTTCTGGGCAACGCGTCCCGTAACGTCTGATTCCGGGGAGAAGGATTCATGAAGTTCATTTTCGGTGAGGGTTTCCAACGCACTCTGGGCGGTTCCATGATGGTGGCCGGTACGGCCATCGGCGCGGGCATGCTGGCCCTGCCCATGACCTCGGCCGGCATGTGGTTCAACTGGTCCATGGTGCTCATGCTGCTCTCGTGGTTCTGCATGCTGCGCGCCAGCCAGGCCATTCTTGAAGTCAACCTGCTCTTCGAGCCCGGCGACAGCCTGCACACCCTGGTGCA
This is a stretch of genomic DNA from Desulfovibrio piger. It encodes these proteins:
- the ettA gene encoding energy-dependent translational throttle protein EttA; protein product: MSNEPDKIIYSMIRVSKRHGQKEVLKDISLSYFYGAKIGVLGLNGAGKSSLLKILAGVDEAFDGKTVLAPGYTIGYLEQEPLAGETRTVREVVEEGVSELMAIAREFEEINARFAEPMEPEEMDALIERQAQVQELMDHKGVWDLDARLEMAMDALRCPPADMPVDKISGGERRRVALCRLLLQAPDILLLDEPTNHLDAESVAWLERYLSTFPGTVIAVTHDRYFLDNVAGWILELDRGRGIPWKGNYSSWLEQKQKRLAGEEKAEADRQKTLARELEWIRMSPKGRHAKGKARINAYEAMLSHESEKRAPDLEIYIPPGPRLGKSVIELAGVSKSMGDRVLMEDVNAIIPAGAIVGIIGPNGAGKTTLFRMLVGQEQPDTGTVKVGDTVQFAYVDQGRESLEPGKSVYDIISEGHDTIRLGSREVNARAYCTRFNFHGADQQKKVDVLSGGERNRLHLARMLKSGANVLLLDEPTNDIDVNTMRALEDALDNFAGCVLVVSHDRWFLDRIATHIMAFEGDSSVIFFEGNFSEYEEDRKKRLGKEAETPHRPKFRKLTR
- a CDS encoding bile acid:sodium symporter family protein; amino-acid sequence: MLSVLRRLSVALTRFMGGIIIAFSALALWQPWIFSWVAPHISAMLGIIMLGMGMTLHWQDFSHVLRHPRDLGLGLVVQFGCMPLLAFGLCHVFALPPELAMGMILVGTAPGGTASNVLTFIARGDVAFSVAMTAAATLVSLLLTPPLTWLLGGVWVPVDMGGLFWSIVKIVLVPVLLGLLLHHFQRGLVDRLMPFLPLASALVITLVIAGIIAVNARNILSAGPAIFAAVIAHNGLGLAVGWFAACRLRFSPPRRRALAIEIGTQNSGLATALALAHFTPAAAIAGALFSVWQNISGALLSNFWATRPVTSDSGEKDS